One window of the Runella slithyformis DSM 19594 genome contains the following:
- a CDS encoding DUF502 domain-containing protein — MLKKRIVKRIAAYFVRGLVLVAPTYFTFVIIKEGIGYLDSILPIYIDTSDKQTLYLPGLGLLIILSGIVFLGFIFSRFVPQSFFSFGESILKRLPLVSLIYYSFKDLITAFVGDKRKFNQPVLITVNAQYNVKKLGFITQTDLTNPALEGFVAVYCPHSYAFSGELFIVSAEHIQPVDISSADVMKMIISGGVSIK; from the coding sequence ATGCTAAAAAAACGTATCGTTAAACGTATTGCGGCGTATTTTGTTCGTGGGCTTGTATTAGTAGCGCCCACTTATTTTACCTTTGTGATTATCAAAGAAGGGATTGGTTATTTAGACAGTATTCTTCCCATTTACATTGATACAAGTGATAAGCAAACGCTTTATCTGCCCGGGCTGGGACTCCTGATCATTCTTTCCGGTATTGTTTTTTTGGGCTTTATTTTCTCCCGTTTTGTGCCGCAGTCGTTTTTTTCATTTGGAGAAAGTATTCTGAAGCGGTTGCCTTTGGTGAGCCTTATTTATTATTCTTTTAAAGATTTGATCACGGCGTTTGTAGGAGACAAACGTAAGTTCAACCAACCGGTGCTCATTACGGTCAATGCGCAGTATAATGTTAAAAAATTAGGATTCATTACCCAAACCGATTTGACAAACCCGGCATTGGAAGGCTTTGTGGCAGTTTATTGCCCTCATTCGTACGCTTTTTCGGGAGAGCTTTTTATTGTTTCGGCAGAGCATATTCAACCGGTCGATATCTCAAGTGCCGACGTAATGAAAATGATCATCTCGGGCGGCGTATCCATCAAATAA
- a CDS encoding MraY family glycosyltransferase: protein MNADILIDVLRTQYQNILQHEVYQCLISFLVACAVSVTSIPVIINISGLLELKKKPNFRSAHQQETPEFGGIAIYASLLIAHFLWPHTNENTDAYLTSLAVVGLTILFFLGLKDDILVLDPNKKLLLQVLAVSTLILLGGLKVDNFFGIFGIHQIPDLVSIPFTIFIFIALINAINLIDGVDGLAGGIAFIAGLSFGTWFLLNHHFSMACMAFSMSGALLGFLRFNFSKTSKIFMGDTGSLIVGFLLAFFAVKFIRLNVTYIHDSSAFFNAPILAVVLLIVPIFDTLRVFLVRILNRRSPFKADRNHMHHVLLDNGMNHFQTSITFWSMTIVNVIGYFLTFKYITNTQAFFVLVGLFCLYLLAGYALKMRALKLKRQLTWAAVWKAPDVRTQRYSWAKRFIKGL from the coding sequence ATGAATGCAGATATACTTATAGATGTACTCCGGACACAATACCAAAATATCCTTCAACATGAGGTGTATCAATGCCTCATATCTTTTTTGGTTGCCTGTGCCGTATCCGTTACATCTATCCCCGTTATCATCAATATTAGCGGATTATTGGAACTGAAAAAGAAGCCCAATTTCCGCAGTGCTCACCAGCAGGAAACCCCCGAATTCGGCGGTATTGCCATTTATGCCTCGCTGCTGATCGCTCATTTTCTTTGGCCTCATACCAACGAAAATACCGATGCTTACCTTACAAGCCTTGCCGTGGTAGGCCTGACCATTTTGTTCTTTTTGGGCCTGAAAGATGATATTCTGGTGCTTGATCCCAACAAAAAACTGTTGCTTCAGGTATTGGCCGTTTCTACGCTTATTCTCTTGGGCGGGCTGAAAGTCGATAATTTTTTCGGGATATTCGGTATTCATCAAATCCCTGATTTAGTGAGTATTCCCTTCACTATTTTCATATTTATTGCCCTGATCAATGCCATTAACCTCATTGATGGTGTGGATGGTCTGGCGGGTGGAATTGCCTTTATTGCGGGCCTAAGCTTTGGCACTTGGTTTCTGCTTAATCACCATTTCTCCATGGCCTGTATGGCGTTTTCCATGTCAGGTGCCTTGCTGGGATTTCTTCGGTTTAATTTTTCCAAAACCAGTAAAATTTTTATGGGTGATACAGGCTCGCTCATTGTAGGATTTCTGTTGGCGTTTTTTGCCGTAAAGTTCATTCGGCTCAACGTCACCTATATTCACGACAGCAGTGCTTTTTTCAATGCCCCCATCCTGGCTGTAGTCTTGTTGATCGTTCCTATTTTTGATACACTGCGAGTATTCCTGGTACGCATTCTTAATCGCCGCTCTCCTTTCAAAGCGGATCGTAATCACATGCACCATGTTTTATTGGATAATGGCATGAATCATTTCCAAACATCAATTACGTTTTGGAGCATGACCATCGTCAATGTCATAGGTTATTTTTTGACTTTTAAGTATATCACCAACACGCAGGCATTCTTTGTATTGGTAGGACTTTTCTGCCTTTATTTGCTCGCAGGTTATGCTTTAAAAATGCGCGCTTTGAAACTGAAACGACAGTTGACCTGGGCTGCCGTATGGAAAGCACCCGACGTACGCACCCAACGCTATTCATGGGCCAAGCGGTTTATCAAAGGACTATAA
- a CDS encoding glycosyltransferase family 2 protein: MKVSIITVVYNGEKTIKSCIDSVINQTYGNIEYIIIDGKSTDTTCKIIESYGTEIAVFLSEKDAGIYDAMNKGISLATGDVIGILNADDFYHDAFVIEKLVDKLKETEADAIYGDLIYVDADNIHHITRYWKSGNFNKRKFLFGWMPPHPTFFLRSSSYKQFGTYRLDLGSAADYELMLRMMYKHGTSAAYLPQITTVMRTGGISNKSLDNRLKANTGDRMAWALNGLTPYWFTLWLKPLRKILQFIYKPKYTE; this comes from the coding sequence TTGAAAGTAAGTATCATTACGGTCGTTTATAACGGAGAAAAAACCATCAAAAGCTGTATAGACTCGGTGATAAACCAAACATACGGCAACATTGAATATATCATAATTGACGGAAAATCAACGGATACTACGTGTAAAATAATCGAAAGTTACGGCACGGAAATTGCAGTATTTCTATCTGAAAAGGACGCCGGAATATACGATGCCATGAACAAAGGTATCTCACTGGCTACCGGGGATGTGATCGGTATTCTAAACGCTGACGATTTTTATCACGATGCTTTTGTCATCGAAAAGCTGGTCGACAAGCTGAAAGAAACCGAGGCTGATGCCATCTATGGAGATTTAATTTACGTAGATGCCGATAATATACATCACATTACCCGTTATTGGAAATCAGGTAATTTCAACAAAAGGAAATTTTTATTCGGGTGGATGCCGCCTCATCCAACGTTTTTCCTTAGAAGTTCGTCTTATAAACAATTCGGGACGTATCGATTGGACCTTGGCAGTGCCGCAGATTATGAATTAATGCTCAGAATGATGTATAAACACGGGACAAGCGCCGCCTACCTTCCGCAAATAACCACCGTGATGCGCACAGGAGGAATCAGCAACAAATCCCTGGATAACCGTTTAAAAGCAAATACCGGTGATCGGATGGCCTGGGCCTTAAACGGGCTTACGCCTTATTGGTTCACCTTATGGTTGAAACCGCTGAGAAAAATATTACAGTTTATTTACAAACCAAAATATACCGAATAA
- a CDS encoding WcaF family extracellular polysaccharide biosynthesis acetyltransferase: MNTGKIYQRSTTDLSKYDNSWYKQPPLLKNVLWFVANALFLNSYLLIPVSFKRFILRAFGAKMGKGVMIKPKVNIKYPWLLSIGNDVWIGEEVWIDNLTEVSLGNNVCLSQGAMLLTGNHDYTRSTFDLSVGKIVIEEGVWIGAKAIVCPNVICHSHAVLAVHSVAVKNLEAYGIYQGNPAQWIRERKIEA; encoded by the coding sequence ATGAATACGGGAAAGATTTATCAGCGGTCCACAACCGACCTGTCGAAATACGACAATAGTTGGTATAAGCAACCCCCTTTGCTGAAAAACGTGCTTTGGTTTGTGGCAAATGCACTTTTTTTAAATTCGTATTTGCTTATACCCGTATCCTTTAAACGCTTTATTTTGAGAGCGTTTGGTGCTAAAATGGGCAAGGGAGTAATGATCAAACCCAAAGTGAACATTAAGTATCCTTGGTTACTTAGCATAGGAAATGACGTCTGGATAGGAGAAGAAGTATGGATCGACAATCTGACCGAGGTATCGTTAGGCAACAACGTTTGTTTGTCACAGGGGGCAATGCTGCTCACCGGCAATCATGACTACACCCGCAGCACGTTTGATCTGAGTGTCGGAAAAATTGTGATAGAAGAAGGGGTCTGGATCGGCGCCAAAGCGATTGTGTGTCCGAATGTCATTTGTCATTCCCACGCTGTTTTGGCCGTACATTCAGTAGCCGTTAAAAATTTGGAAGCATACGGTATCTATCAGGGCAACCCGGCACAATGGATCAGAGAACGAAAAATCGAAGCATAA
- a CDS encoding glycosyltransferase family 2 protein, giving the protein MNDVSVIILTHNEEKHIERCIRSLLLFTDKIFVVDSGSTDRTAAIAESLGAKVAHNPWVTYAVQFNFGIDHTPFKTDWLMRMDADEYVTPELANEIKYSITALNNEITGVYVKRRVMFMNQWIRHGGYYPIWLLRLWRRGKGICEELWMDEHIKLSEGETAQFKHDIVDHNLNNLTWWTQKHNNYAIREVIDLLDIKYNFTDADRVIPRLFGTQDQRKRFLKLKYASLPLFTRPFAYFVYRYFAKLGFLDGKKGLIWHFLQGLWYRFLVDAKMYEVYHRVGKDKQDIIEFFRNEYGKDLSAVHNRPVEIRQ; this is encoded by the coding sequence ATGAATGATGTTTCAGTTATTATTCTGACGCACAACGAAGAGAAACACATTGAAAGATGTATCCGCAGCCTGCTGCTTTTTACAGACAAAATCTTCGTTGTGGATTCCGGCTCGACCGATCGAACCGCAGCGATTGCCGAATCATTGGGGGCAAAAGTAGCGCATAACCCTTGGGTAACGTACGCTGTTCAATTTAACTTCGGGATTGATCACACCCCTTTTAAGACTGATTGGCTGATGCGCATGGACGCCGACGAATACGTCACGCCGGAGCTGGCCAACGAAATAAAGTACTCTATAACAGCGCTGAACAATGAAATAACGGGAGTTTACGTAAAACGCCGGGTAATGTTTATGAATCAATGGATAAGACACGGCGGCTATTACCCCATTTGGCTTTTACGGCTTTGGCGGAGAGGAAAAGGAATCTGTGAGGAGTTGTGGATGGATGAACACATCAAACTTTCGGAAGGAGAAACGGCCCAATTCAAGCATGACATTGTGGATCACAATTTGAATAATTTGACGTGGTGGACCCAGAAGCACAATAATTATGCCATTCGTGAGGTAATTGATTTATTAGATATAAAGTACAATTTTACCGACGCAGACCGCGTTATACCTAGACTTTTCGGAACGCAGGATCAACGAAAGCGTTTCCTTAAGCTGAAATACGCTTCTTTACCCCTTTTTACGCGCCCTTTTGCCTACTTTGTGTATCGTTATTTTGCGAAGCTGGGTTTTCTTGACGGCAAAAAAGGCCTCATCTGGCACTTTTTACAAGGACTTTGGTACCGTTTTCTGGTAGATGCCAAAATGTATGAAGTATATCACCGAGTTGGAAAAGACAAACAAGACATCATTGAATTTTTCCGAAATGAATACGGGAAAGATTTATCAGCGGTCCACAACCGACCTGTCGAAATACGACAATAG
- a CDS encoding 3-phosphoshikimate 1-carboxyvinyltransferase codes for MKSVIVHPPSQPIRAEIRLASSKSESNRALIINALTQFKGQLENLSTARDTQTMMRLLQSPEMVADVLDAGTTMRFLTAYFAVTGQHKIMTGTPRMCERPIGILVDALRVLGATVTYRQKEGYPPMELNGFQYSGQNRVQIRGDVSSQYISALLMVGPLLPEGITLELTGDIGSRPYIEMTLQQMIAFGVTHEADWETKTIHVPAQQYTPTQYAVESDWSGASYWYSLVALAQDAEVELLGLKENSLQGDSAIVQIMERMGVKSVYTKRGVLLTKIPAEKAFAWDFTDCPDLAQTVAACAVAAGIEVTMTGIESLKIKETDRVGALQAELPKIGGELVELEPNHTYIVRRKMEINTDALTLPVIETYDDHRMAMAFAPVGMAAPIKISEPHVVAKSYPSFWEDLKKVTAVD; via the coding sequence ATGAAATCAGTTATTGTTCACCCGCCTTCTCAACCCATTCGTGCCGAAATTCGGTTGGCTTCTTCCAAAAGCGAAAGCAACCGTGCTTTGATCATCAATGCACTCACTCAGTTTAAGGGCCAATTGGAAAATCTTTCGACCGCCCGCGATACCCAAACTATGATGCGCCTGCTGCAGTCGCCGGAGATGGTGGCGGATGTGCTGGATGCCGGTACCACCATGCGTTTTCTGACGGCGTATTTTGCCGTTACGGGCCAACATAAGATCATGACCGGAACGCCGCGTATGTGTGAACGCCCCATCGGAATTTTGGTGGATGCGCTGCGTGTGTTGGGAGCAACCGTCACTTACCGGCAGAAAGAAGGATATCCTCCTATGGAATTGAACGGGTTTCAGTATTCAGGCCAAAATCGGGTTCAGATTCGCGGTGATGTGAGCAGTCAATATATTTCGGCACTGCTGATGGTCGGGCCGCTTCTGCCCGAAGGAATCACGCTTGAGTTGACGGGTGACATAGGCTCGCGGCCTTACATCGAAATGACCCTCCAACAGATGATTGCATTCGGCGTGACCCACGAAGCGGACTGGGAGACCAAGACTATCCATGTGCCTGCGCAGCAATACACTCCGACGCAATACGCCGTCGAATCAGATTGGTCGGGGGCGAGTTATTGGTACAGTCTGGTGGCGTTGGCCCAAGATGCGGAAGTGGAATTGTTGGGCCTGAAAGAGAATTCGCTCCAGGGCGACAGCGCCATTGTGCAGATCATGGAGCGCATGGGTGTTAAAAGTGTATATACAAAAAGAGGCGTTTTATTGACCAAGATACCCGCCGAAAAAGCCTTTGCCTGGGATTTTACCGATTGTCCGGATCTGGCCCAAACCGTGGCGGCCTGTGCCGTAGCGGCAGGGATCGAGGTAACGATGACCGGCATCGAAAGTCTTAAGATCAAAGAAACGGATCGGGTAGGGGCACTTCAGGCAGAGTTGCCGAAAATTGGCGGAGAATTGGTCGAGCTGGAGCCTAATCATACCTACATTGTGCGCAGAAAGATGGAAATAAATACGGATGCTCTGACACTCCCCGTGATCGAGACTTACGATGACCATCGCATGGCGATGGCGTTTGCGCCGGTAGGCATGGCAGCTCCGATCAAGATCTCCGAGCCGCACGTGGTGGCCAAATCGTATCCAAGTTTTTGGGAAGATTTGAAAAAAGTGACTGCCGTCGATTGA
- a CDS encoding ABC transporter ATP-binding protein, with amino-acid sequence MQNPYISLLLTAWRYARRQKGRYVLVYGLFVLANCVYALNPLLYGWFIEAIQKEGTGVIDHVWMYAAGYLFLMLLEWAFHGPARIMERELAFHLSRNFLEELYHQALHLPVRWHQDHHSGATINRIRKAYEALKDFFQNGFMFFHAFAKFIFSFGAILYFSPFYGGIGVLIGVLTVWIIFKFDTPFIKALDETNEKEHVVSSTLFDSLSNIITVITLRLEKRMQHSLMGKVAEIFPPFRRTVVINEWKWFVASVLIGIIYVVVAVGYVYENHVPNAVFLVGGLVTLLGYVNQFTSVFQDVAWQYTEIIRYNTDVQTARTIGEAYSEQHRAEPDRRLPADWQTIDIQNLNFSHQERYDAGHKAHSLHTLSISVRRGQRVAFIGESGSGKSTLLALLRGLYEAEKGIRISVDGKLFNGLEIINDTVTLFPQEPEIFENTIEYNITLGLPFEENDIMAVCKTAHFSEVVGQLPNGLQSNIQEKGVNLSGGQKQRLALARGVLAARSSDIVLLDEPTSSVDPKTEVQIYDRLFEEFSGKAVLSSLHRLHLLTKFDYVYVLQNGRIADQGTFEHLRQHSPIFQELWKHQEKAQG; translated from the coding sequence ATGCAAAACCCCTACATCTCTCTGCTCCTTACTGCCTGGCGATATGCACGTCGGCAAAAAGGACGTTATGTGTTGGTTTATGGACTGTTTGTGTTGGCCAATTGTGTGTATGCCCTTAATCCCCTGTTGTACGGTTGGTTTATTGAAGCCATTCAAAAAGAAGGAACGGGCGTGATCGACCACGTGTGGATGTACGCGGCAGGGTATTTGTTTTTGATGTTGCTGGAATGGGCGTTTCACGGTCCGGCACGTATCATGGAGCGTGAACTGGCCTTCCACCTCAGCCGCAATTTTCTGGAGGAACTCTACCACCAGGCGCTGCATTTGCCCGTACGCTGGCATCAGGACCACCACAGCGGCGCGACCATCAACCGTATCCGTAAAGCGTACGAAGCCCTGAAAGATTTTTTTCAGAACGGCTTCATGTTTTTTCACGCCTTTGCCAAGTTTATCTTTTCCTTTGGGGCCATTTTGTATTTTTCTCCTTTTTACGGGGGCATCGGCGTCCTGATCGGTGTACTGACAGTATGGATCATTTTCAAGTTTGATACACCTTTCATTAAAGCCCTCGACGAAACCAACGAAAAAGAGCACGTGGTTTCTTCGACGCTTTTTGACAGTCTTTCCAACATCATTACCGTCATTACCCTGCGGCTCGAAAAACGAATGCAGCACAGCCTGATGGGTAAAGTGGCCGAGATCTTTCCGCCTTTTCGCCGTACGGTGGTCATTAATGAGTGGAAATGGTTTGTGGCCAGTGTATTGATCGGCATTATTTACGTGGTGGTGGCCGTTGGCTATGTGTATGAGAACCATGTGCCCAATGCGGTGTTTTTGGTAGGTGGGTTGGTGACGCTGCTGGGATATGTCAATCAGTTTACGAGTGTGTTTCAGGATGTGGCCTGGCAATACACGGAGATCATTCGCTACAATACCGATGTACAAACGGCCCGCACCATCGGCGAAGCGTACTCTGAGCAACACCGTGCCGAACCTGACAGGCGCCTGCCGGCCGACTGGCAGACCATTGACATTCAAAACCTGAATTTTTCACATCAGGAACGCTACGATGCCGGACACAAAGCGCATAGTTTGCATACGCTTTCCATCTCCGTCAGGCGCGGACAGCGGGTGGCTTTTATCGGAGAAAGCGGCAGCGGAAAAAGTACCCTGCTGGCCCTGCTGAGGGGACTGTATGAAGCCGAAAAAGGAATTCGGATCAGCGTGGACGGCAAATTATTCAATGGGTTGGAGATCATCAACGATACCGTTACGCTGTTTCCGCAGGAACCGGAGATTTTTGAAAATACAATCGAATACAACATTACCCTCGGACTGCCTTTTGAGGAAAACGACATCATGGCGGTGTGTAAAACGGCGCATTTTTCGGAAGTGGTCGGGCAGTTGCCCAACGGGCTGCAATCCAACATTCAGGAAAAAGGAGTGAATTTATCGGGTGGACAAAAACAACGGTTGGCCCTGGCGCGGGGCGTATTGGCCGCGAGAAGCAGCGATATTGTATTGCTGGATGAGCCGACGAGCAGCGTGGACCCTAAAACCGAAGTGCAGATCTATGACCGACTCTTTGAAGAATTCAGCGGAAAAGCGGTTCTGTCCAGCCTGCACCGCCTGCATCTTTTGACCAAATTTGATTACGTATATGTTCTTCAGAATGGACGCATTGCTGATCAGGGAACCTTTGAACACCTCCGACAGCACAGCCCCATTTTTCAGGAACTCTGGAAACACCAGGAAAAAGCACAGGGTTAA
- a CDS encoding endonuclease/exonuclease/phosphatase family protein — MNKPLFFWMFCLLVIQNSFAQKNTPIVVATYNVRYNTANDGINAWPNRKEDVKALIRFHEFDIFGTQEGLRGQLDDIAELKEFTFFGAGRDDGLQAGEHSAIFYKKDRFKVLESGNFWLSETPDKPTKGWDAVCCNRICSWVKFKDAATKKEFYFFSVHFDHQGAEARRQSGKLMVQKIKEIAKNTPVICVGDFNSTPETEQILEMQTLLNDAKKVSATAPYGPEGTFNAFKFDAPMKNRIDYIFTGKQISVLKYGVLTDAKEQRYPSDHQPVVAKVVIN; from the coding sequence ATGAACAAGCCCCTCTTTTTTTGGATGTTTTGCCTGTTGGTAATACAAAATTCGTTCGCCCAAAAAAACACCCCTATTGTGGTAGCCACCTATAACGTACGATACAACACCGCCAACGATGGCATCAATGCCTGGCCCAATCGAAAAGAAGATGTGAAAGCCCTGATTCGCTTTCATGAATTTGATATCTTCGGGACCCAGGAAGGTCTGCGCGGCCAGTTGGACGACATCGCCGAATTGAAAGAGTTTACCTTTTTCGGAGCCGGTCGCGATGATGGCCTGCAGGCCGGTGAGCACTCGGCTATCTTTTACAAAAAAGACCGTTTTAAGGTATTGGAATCGGGCAATTTCTGGTTGAGCGAAACGCCCGACAAACCGACCAAAGGGTGGGATGCCGTTTGCTGCAACCGTATTTGTTCGTGGGTAAAATTCAAAGATGCCGCCACCAAAAAGGAATTCTATTTTTTCAGCGTACACTTTGACCACCAAGGCGCAGAAGCACGGCGTCAATCGGGGAAATTAATGGTGCAGAAGATCAAAGAAATTGCCAAAAACACCCCTGTCATTTGCGTCGGCGATTTTAATTCTACGCCCGAAACAGAACAGATCCTCGAAATGCAGACATTACTCAACGATGCCAAAAAAGTATCGGCCACGGCTCCTTACGGGCCCGAAGGCACATTTAATGCCTTCAAATTTGACGCCCCGATGAAAAATCGAATTGATTATATCTTTACAGGCAAACAAATCTCTGTCCTGAAATACGGCGTATTGACCGATGCCAAAGAGCAGCGTTATCCCTCTGACCACCAACCGGTCGTGGCAAAAGTAGTGATCAATTAA
- a CDS encoding RagB/SusD family nutrient uptake outer membrane protein: protein MKTYYLWILPVLLCLTGCTELDQAPEATGSKNAVFGSEKGLELYSVSFYDNLPSAGDIHQSDAMADYSARTQVPDFLREGAYGPRQSSGWSWTALRNINYFIANNTNPAVPADIRKHYNGIARFFRAWFYYDKVKRFGDVPWINRPPDVTDGALFRGRDPRTLVMDSVLADLNYACANIRTTNDNTRSLITKYVAYGFKSRVCLFEGTFRKYQTAYNLSGSSEKWLTEAAEAADKVMKEGGFSLNEAGGPEKSYRQLFINKTPVTSEIMLAAVADPALSIFNDANWWWTSATYGPRVSLTRTFVNTYLNLDGTPFTGRPEYETLSFMNEAKGRDKRLQQTIRTGSYTRINGGTVEPAPPVFSYTYTGYMPIKWSLDDTYYDGGNRNDNSISMMRYAEILLNYAEAKAELKTLTEADWAKTIGALRKRAGITGGLTAKPTVVDPYLQTTYFPGITDPSLLEIRRERGIELVFEGFRFSDIIRWKRGELMEQTWNGLYVPALDTPLDLNEDGKNDVVFYKVKSAAQLPGVTYINVAETINGLPNPQRLEHDTYGELTWLTNIPRKWNEKYYLYPIPESDRLLNPALGQNPGW from the coding sequence ATGAAAACATATTATCTATGGATTTTGCCGGTGTTGCTGTGCCTCACCGGCTGCACCGAACTGGATCAGGCTCCCGAGGCTACAGGCTCCAAAAATGCCGTTTTCGGCAGTGAAAAAGGACTGGAATTGTACTCGGTTTCTTTTTACGACAATTTACCGAGCGCCGGCGATATCCACCAAAGCGATGCCATGGCCGACTACAGCGCCCGCACGCAGGTACCGGATTTTCTGCGTGAAGGTGCCTACGGCCCGCGCCAAAGTTCGGGCTGGTCATGGACCGCGTTACGCAACATTAATTATTTCATTGCCAATAACACCAACCCCGCCGTACCGGCAGATATACGAAAGCACTACAACGGCATCGCCCGTTTTTTCAGGGCCTGGTTCTATTATGACAAAGTAAAACGTTTTGGGGATGTGCCCTGGATCAACAGGCCGCCGGACGTCACCGACGGAGCGCTGTTTCGAGGACGCGACCCGCGTACGTTGGTCATGGATTCGGTACTGGCTGACCTGAATTATGCCTGTGCAAACATCCGCACCACCAACGATAACACCCGAAGTCTTATCACCAAATACGTAGCCTACGGGTTCAAATCCCGCGTGTGTCTGTTTGAAGGAACCTTCCGTAAATACCAAACTGCATACAACCTGTCAGGCTCCTCTGAAAAATGGCTGACCGAAGCCGCCGAGGCCGCCGATAAAGTGATGAAGGAAGGGGGATTCAGTTTGAACGAGGCCGGAGGACCCGAAAAATCGTACCGTCAGTTGTTTATCAACAAAACACCCGTGACGTCAGAGATCATGCTGGCGGCCGTGGCAGACCCCGCACTCAGTATTTTCAACGATGCCAACTGGTGGTGGACCAGTGCTACCTACGGGCCTCGCGTAAGTTTGACCCGAACCTTTGTCAATACCTACCTCAATCTCGACGGCACGCCGTTTACAGGCCGTCCGGAGTACGAAACCTTATCGTTTATGAACGAAGCCAAGGGCCGGGACAAACGCCTGCAGCAAACCATTCGTACGGGCAGCTATACCCGCATCAACGGCGGAACCGTTGAACCCGCGCCGCCGGTATTTTCGTACACTTACACAGGGTATATGCCCATCAAATGGTCGTTGGATGATACCTACTATGACGGCGGCAACCGAAACGACAACTCCATCAGTATGATGCGGTATGCCGAAATTCTGCTCAACTACGCCGAAGCCAAAGCGGAATTAAAAACACTGACGGAGGCCGACTGGGCCAAAACGATAGGTGCGCTGCGCAAACGGGCAGGCATTACGGGAGGGCTGACCGCCAAGCCGACCGTCGTTGACCCCTACCTGCAAACCACGTATTTTCCGGGCATCACCGACCCGTCGCTGCTCGAAATTCGGCGCGAAAGAGGCATTGAACTGGTATTTGAAGGTTTTCGGTTCAGTGATATCATTCGATGGAAACGGGGAGAGCTGATGGAACAAACCTGGAACGGGCTCTACGTTCCGGCACTTGATACACCGTTGGACCTGAACGAAGACGGGAAAAACGACGTGGTTTTTTATAAAGTAAAATCCGCCGCTCAACTCCCGGGCGTGACTTACATCAACGTGGCGGAAACCATCAACGGCTTGCCGAATCCGCAACGATTGGAGCACGATACGTACGGAGAACTCACGTGGCTGACCAACATTCCTCGGAAATGGAATGAAAAATATTACCTTTATCCTATTCCCGAGAGCGACCGGTTGCTTAATCCTGCCTTAGGTCAAAACCCGGGTTGGTAA